A stretch of Spirosoma oryzicola DNA encodes these proteins:
- a CDS encoding M1 family metallopeptidase produces the protein MKQLLAAIAVWISMQNGFAQTSKPIFATPLSPRLANYRIDVKLDPVTKKLDGRETLTWKNPSNDVIRELRFHLYLNAFRNEKSTFMRESGGQLRGDAIDRNSKENPYGYTEIVSMKTKGESLAYQFIQPDDRDAGSPNKDDRTVIRVPLSKPVGPGETITLDIAFRAKLPKIFARTGFSRDFFLVGQWFPKIGVYEPAGTRYAKQGQWNCHQFHAHSEFYADYGVYDVAMTMPKEYWISATGLFQSEKITPNGLKTVRYHAEDVVDFAWTASPHFQVVNDSWKRPSGGEVKIELVMQPEHRHQAQRHLNAAKAALAYFDKHLGKYPFPNLTIVDPPLHASGSFGMEYPTFITAGTAWFLPAGARFPELVTVHEFGHQYFMQLLASNEFEEAWLDEGFNQYYEGRIMDETYGVRSSQFDLFGYKQGDLEGSRDSYVHQQNPGIGSSFGNTWQLPDGQYGVLTYSKTATWLKTLEGLVGRPVMDEIMQTYFNRWKFKHPNADSFTTIVNEIVLKGLGTKYGPDMNWFFDQVLYGDNVVDYELIALRNRLRDGKRQAVVTVQRNGDGKMPVDVLVHFDNGKEMMLFWDGKARQRQFTLTENARVLWAKVDPKQKIYMDTDLNNNSLTLEPSSAPAAKFATKFLFWIENWMQWLAWLA, from the coding sequence ATGAAACAACTTTTAGCCGCTATAGCCGTATGGATTAGTATGCAAAATGGGTTTGCTCAAACGTCAAAACCTATTTTTGCGACGCCACTTAGCCCACGTCTGGCGAATTACCGGATTGATGTAAAACTGGACCCGGTTACCAAAAAGCTCGACGGACGCGAAACGTTGACGTGGAAAAATCCGTCGAACGATGTCATTCGTGAGTTACGGTTTCACCTGTATCTGAACGCCTTTCGCAACGAGAAATCGACGTTTATGCGCGAATCCGGCGGTCAGCTCCGGGGCGACGCAATTGATCGCAATTCGAAAGAGAATCCGTACGGCTACACGGAGATCGTGTCGATGAAGACAAAAGGGGAATCGCTGGCTTACCAGTTTATTCAGCCGGATGATCGGGATGCCGGATCACCAAACAAAGACGACCGCACGGTGATCCGGGTACCGCTGAGCAAACCCGTTGGACCCGGTGAGACAATTACGCTGGACATCGCTTTCCGCGCCAAGCTGCCCAAGATCTTTGCCCGAACGGGGTTCAGCCGTGATTTTTTTCTGGTTGGACAATGGTTTCCCAAAATCGGGGTGTACGAACCGGCGGGTACGCGCTACGCGAAGCAAGGCCAATGGAACTGTCACCAGTTTCACGCCCACTCGGAGTTCTACGCTGACTATGGCGTTTATGACGTAGCCATGACGATGCCCAAAGAATACTGGATCAGCGCTACGGGTCTTTTCCAGTCCGAGAAAATTACGCCGAACGGATTGAAGACGGTTCGGTATCATGCCGAAGATGTGGTTGATTTTGCCTGGACGGCCTCCCCGCATTTTCAGGTCGTAAACGATAGTTGGAAGCGGCCATCGGGTGGAGAGGTCAAGATCGAACTCGTGATGCAACCGGAACATCGGCATCAGGCTCAGCGCCATCTGAATGCGGCTAAAGCGGCTTTGGCGTATTTCGATAAGCACCTGGGCAAATACCCGTTTCCCAATCTCACTATCGTTGATCCTCCTCTTCACGCCAGTGGGTCGTTTGGTATGGAGTACCCCACGTTCATTACCGCCGGAACGGCCTGGTTTTTACCCGCCGGAGCCCGCTTCCCTGAATTAGTGACTGTCCATGAGTTTGGACACCAGTACTTTATGCAGCTCCTGGCATCGAACGAGTTCGAAGAAGCCTGGCTTGATGAAGGATTTAATCAGTATTACGAGGGCCGAATTATGGACGAAACGTACGGGGTTCGGTCGTCGCAGTTTGACTTATTTGGCTACAAGCAGGGCGACCTGGAAGGGTCGCGCGATAGTTACGTACACCAGCAAAATCCGGGTATCGGCTCGTCGTTTGGCAACACCTGGCAGTTGCCCGATGGTCAGTACGGTGTGTTAACGTATTCAAAGACCGCAACCTGGCTGAAAACGTTGGAAGGGTTAGTTGGTCGCCCGGTGATGGACGAGATCATGCAGACGTATTTCAATCGCTGGAAATTCAAACATCCGAATGCCGACAGCTTTACGACCATTGTTAACGAAATTGTCTTGAAGGGGCTCGGTACAAAATACGGCCCGGACATGAACTGGTTTTTTGACCAGGTGTTGTATGGCGATAACGTAGTCGATTACGAACTGATCGCCCTGCGAAACCGCCTGCGCGACGGAAAGCGCCAGGCCGTCGTCACGGTTCAGCGGAACGGCGATGGCAAAATGCCGGTTGATGTGCTGGTCCATTTCGACAACGGCAAGGAGATGATGCTGTTTTGGGACGGCAAAGCGCGTCAGCGTCAGTTTACGCTTACCGAAAACGCCCGCGTGCTGTGGGCTAAGGTGGACCCGAAGCAAAAAATCTACATGGACACCGACCTGAATAATAATAGCCTGACGCTGGAACCATCGTCGGCACCAGCGGCTAAATTTGCTACGAAATTTTTGTTCTGGATCGAAAACTGGATGCAATGGCTGGCGTGGCTGGCTTAG
- a CDS encoding BamA/TamA family outer membrane protein: MSRSQATYWLTLLLFTALLAGIPYPSRSQTVVKRLFNRFFNDTTSSADPHVSFYPTISYAPETSVEIGVSALYLYHANNDVKHNRLSEIQAFSFVTLRGQYGLNIDHTIYGDRDRWFFLGRGRLQRFPLLYYGIGPDTKPDHPATIDAFSIQLRERAMRRIAPNLFGGIEVDYQRLSSVKFNQPEINTHTLPVGGLGTANLGFGVGFVYDSRPNVLNARRGAFAELAYLNYNRSRGSSLSFSNLSMDVRLFKTVRPGQVLAWQAYGVWANGTVPFNQLALLGSEIIMRGYYPGRFRDKAYAATQLEYRWLPFPFSRRFGGAVFAAVGTVGPAPGQIRLDKLLPTGGAGVRYLLFKKKDVYLRADVGVTQEGVGFYILTGEAF, encoded by the coding sequence ATGAGCAGATCGCAGGCTACGTATTGGTTGACGTTACTACTTTTTACTGCATTACTAGCCGGTATTCCGTATCCATCGCGGTCTCAAACTGTGGTTAAGCGGTTATTCAATCGGTTTTTCAATGACACCACTTCGTCGGCTGATCCGCACGTTTCGTTTTATCCAACCATAAGTTATGCGCCCGAAACCAGTGTCGAGATTGGGGTGTCGGCGTTGTACCTGTATCACGCCAACAACGACGTAAAGCACAACCGACTGAGCGAAATTCAGGCGTTTAGTTTTGTCACGCTACGTGGGCAGTACGGCCTGAATATCGATCATACAATCTACGGAGACCGTGATCGCTGGTTCTTTCTGGGGCGGGGGCGGCTTCAACGTTTTCCGTTGCTGTACTACGGCATTGGCCCCGACACCAAACCCGATCATCCAGCTACCATCGATGCCTTTTCGATTCAGTTACGAGAGCGGGCCATGCGTCGGATTGCTCCTAATTTGTTTGGTGGTATTGAGGTTGATTACCAGCGTCTAAGTAGCGTTAAGTTCAACCAGCCGGAAATCAATACGCATACACTACCCGTCGGTGGTTTAGGAACCGCAAATCTGGGTTTTGGCGTGGGATTCGTCTACGACAGCCGCCCAAACGTGTTAAACGCCCGACGCGGAGCTTTTGCCGAACTGGCATACCTGAACTACAACCGTTCGCGGGGTAGCTCATTGTCGTTTTCTAACCTCTCAATGGACGTACGTTTGTTTAAAACCGTACGGCCCGGTCAGGTGCTGGCCTGGCAGGCTTACGGGGTGTGGGCCAACGGTACCGTGCCGTTCAACCAACTGGCGCTGCTGGGTAGTGAGATTATTATGAGAGGATACTATCCGGGTCGTTTCCGGGATAAGGCTTACGCTGCTACGCAGCTTGAATACCGCTGGTTGCCGTTTCCGTTCAGTCGTCGGTTCGGTGGGGCTGTTTTTGCGGCTGTTGGTACGGTTGGTCCAGCGCCGGGTCAGATCCGACTCGATAAATTACTGCCTACGGGTGGGGCCGGAGTTCGGTATTTGCTCTTTAAAAAGAAAGACGTGTACCTGCGTGCCGACGTAGGGGTTACGCAGGAGGGAGTAGGCTTTTATATCCTTACCGGTGAGGCTTTCTAA
- the eno gene encoding phosphopyruvate hydratase yields MSTIQSIHARQILDSRGNPTVEVDVRTENGYLGRAAVPSGASTGSHEAVELRDDDPKVYVGKGVLKAVSNVNDLIFPELVGISVYDQSMIDKIMLELDGTPNKGRLGANAILGVSLAVAKAAAQEAGLPLYRYIGGVSANTLPVPMMNILNGGSHADNSIDFQEFMVMPANAPSFSEALRWGTEIFHTLKKVLKGMGLATNVGDEGGFAPNIKSNEEAIQTILQAIEKAGYRPGEDVWIAMDAASSEFYNAEEGVYHFKKSTGDKLTSSEMAGYWKEWVNKYPILSIEDGMAEDDWNGWKAHTDALKGTKTQLVGDDLFVTNVTRLQEGIDQGIANAILIKVNQIGSLTETIDTVNLAKRNSYKNIMSHRSGETEDATIADLAVALNTGQIKTGSASRSDRMAKYNQLLRIEEELGETAYFPGKKL; encoded by the coding sequence ATGAGTACCATTCAAAGCATTCATGCCCGACAGATTCTGGATTCACGAGGCAACCCGACCGTTGAGGTAGACGTTCGGACAGAAAACGGATATCTTGGTCGCGCGGCTGTACCATCAGGCGCATCAACTGGCTCTCACGAAGCGGTTGAACTCCGCGACGACGATCCGAAAGTATACGTTGGCAAAGGCGTACTGAAAGCGGTATCGAACGTTAACGATCTTATTTTCCCTGAACTGGTTGGCATTTCGGTTTATGACCAAAGCATGATTGATAAAATTATGCTGGAGCTGGACGGTACGCCAAACAAAGGCCGTTTGGGTGCTAACGCCATTCTGGGTGTATCACTGGCCGTAGCTAAAGCGGCTGCCCAAGAAGCCGGTCTGCCCCTGTACCGCTACATCGGTGGTGTCAGCGCCAACACGCTGCCCGTACCCATGATGAACATCCTGAACGGTGGTTCACATGCCGATAACTCCATTGATTTCCAGGAATTCATGGTTATGCCTGCCAATGCACCCAGCTTCTCGGAAGCACTGCGTTGGGGTACCGAAATATTCCACACGCTGAAGAAAGTGCTGAAAGGCATGGGCTTAGCAACGAACGTGGGTGATGAAGGTGGTTTTGCACCAAACATCAAATCGAACGAAGAAGCGATTCAGACCATTCTGCAAGCCATCGAGAAAGCGGGCTACCGTCCGGGTGAAGACGTTTGGATTGCCATGGATGCTGCTTCGTCGGAGTTCTACAATGCCGAAGAAGGCGTTTACCACTTCAAAAAATCGACTGGCGATAAACTGACTTCGTCAGAAATGGCTGGCTACTGGAAAGAGTGGGTTAACAAATACCCCATTCTGTCTATCGAAGATGGTATGGCCGAAGACGATTGGAACGGCTGGAAAGCGCATACCGACGCGTTGAAAGGTACGAAAACCCAACTCGTTGGCGACGATCTGTTCGTAACTAATGTAACCCGTCTACAGGAAGGTATCGACCAAGGCATTGCCAACGCGATCCTGATCAAGGTTAACCAGATCGGTTCGTTGACCGAAACGATTGACACGGTGAATCTGGCGAAACGCAATTCGTACAAAAACATCATGTCGCACCGTTCGGGCGAAACCGAAGACGCAACCATCGCTGATTTGGCAGTTGCGCTCAACACGGGCCAGATCAAAACGGGTTCGGCGTCGCGTTCGGACCGGATGGCGAAATACAACCAACTGCTTCGCATCGAGGAAGAACTAGGCGAAACCGCTTACTTCCCAGGCAAGAAGTTGTAA
- a CDS encoding NADH-quinone oxidoreductase subunit C → MTFLEITDSLTAEFGDAIQANTQNLQPYLTVPADRLVAICQFLRDDERLFFDLLACVTGIDNGLQANTMEVVYNLTSIPYEHNLMLKVFVPRDTGSSQLPSVPSVVSIWRTADWHEREAFDLVGIRFEGHPDLRRILLPTDWVGHPLRTDYQEEEQYHGIKTK, encoded by the coding sequence ATGACTTTTCTTGAAATAACCGATAGTCTTACCGCTGAATTTGGTGACGCCATTCAGGCGAATACCCAAAATCTTCAGCCTTATCTGACCGTTCCGGCTGACCGTCTGGTAGCAATCTGCCAGTTCCTGCGGGACGACGAACGGCTCTTTTTTGATCTGCTGGCCTGCGTTACGGGCATCGACAACGGCTTGCAAGCCAACACGATGGAGGTCGTTTATAACCTCACATCTATACCCTACGAGCACAATCTGATGCTGAAAGTTTTTGTGCCGCGCGATACGGGGAGTAGTCAGCTGCCTTCCGTGCCGAGCGTCGTGTCGATCTGGCGCACTGCCGACTGGCACGAGCGGGAAGCATTCGATTTAGTGGGTATTCGATTCGAGGGACATCCTGATCTGCGCCGAATTCTGCTGCCTACCGATTGGGTAGGTCATCCGCTCCGCACCGATTATCAGGAAGAGGAGCAGTACCACGGTATAAAAACGAAGTAG
- a CDS encoding M28 family peptidase has translation MKKLFTALLSVSIACAHAQTTDSVAVRRIYSEALANGKSYEWLRYLTKQIGPRLSGSEGAQKAVDWTKQVMEQQGFDRVFLQDVMVPHWVRGDKEEAFIKNGKQKTTVPIAALGGSVATGPKGVEAGVIEVKSFPELRAMSPDKVKGKIVFFNRPMDPTKINTFEAYGGAVDQRANGATEAAKLGAVGAIVRSMTNVHDDYPHVGGMRYATGVPLIPTAAISTNGADLLSKSLAENPNLTFYFKQNCETLPDAKSYNVVGELKGSEKPDEIIVVGGHLDSWDLAEGAHDDGAGCVQSIEVLRILKTLGIKPKRTIRAVMFMNEENGLRGGVQYADLAKKNNEKHIAAVESDNGGFTPRGFGIVGTPAQREKVNPWKPLLAPYGLTEIGAGSGGADIGPLAQLGTVLFGFKPDSQRYFDYHHTMVDRFETVSQRELELGAASMAALVYLLDQHGL, from the coding sequence ATGAAAAAACTCTTTACCGCTCTTTTGAGCGTATCCATTGCGTGTGCCCACGCCCAGACTACCGACTCGGTTGCGGTCCGGCGGATTTATAGCGAAGCCCTTGCCAACGGCAAATCCTACGAGTGGCTGCGCTACCTGACCAAACAGATCGGCCCTCGGCTGAGTGGTTCGGAAGGTGCTCAGAAAGCCGTGGACTGGACCAAGCAGGTGATGGAGCAACAAGGCTTCGACCGGGTCTTTTTGCAGGACGTGATGGTTCCTCACTGGGTCCGGGGTGACAAAGAAGAAGCATTTATCAAAAATGGCAAGCAGAAAACTACGGTACCCATAGCAGCGCTGGGCGGTTCGGTAGCCACCGGGCCTAAGGGCGTCGAAGCGGGTGTGATTGAAGTCAAAAGCTTTCCGGAACTGCGGGCCATGAGTCCTGACAAAGTGAAAGGAAAAATCGTGTTTTTTAATCGCCCGATGGACCCGACCAAGATAAACACCTTCGAAGCGTACGGCGGAGCGGTCGACCAGCGGGCCAACGGCGCTACGGAAGCCGCTAAACTCGGTGCGGTCGGAGCCATTGTCCGGTCGATGACCAACGTTCACGATGATTACCCGCATGTGGGTGGTATGCGCTACGCAACGGGTGTACCCTTAATTCCGACGGCGGCCATCAGCACTAACGGAGCCGACTTACTCAGCAAGTCACTCGCCGAGAACCCGAATCTGACCTTTTATTTCAAACAAAACTGCGAAACCTTGCCCGATGCGAAATCCTACAACGTCGTCGGTGAACTGAAAGGCAGCGAGAAACCCGACGAGATTATTGTTGTAGGTGGTCACCTCGACTCCTGGGATCTGGCCGAAGGGGCTCACGACGATGGTGCCGGTTGTGTACAGTCGATCGAAGTACTACGAATTTTGAAAACGCTGGGCATCAAACCCAAGCGTACCATTCGGGCGGTGATGTTCATGAACGAAGAAAACGGACTACGCGGTGGCGTTCAATACGCCGATCTGGCTAAAAAGAACAATGAAAAGCACATTGCCGCTGTCGAGTCAGACAATGGAGGGTTCACACCACGTGGGTTCGGCATCGTCGGAACACCGGCCCAACGGGAAAAAGTAAATCCCTGGAAACCGTTGCTAGCGCCTTATGGGTTAACCGAAATTGGCGCGGGAAGTGGCGGAGCAGATATTGGACCGCTGGCCCAGTTAGGTACGGTGTTGTTTGGTTTCAAACCGGATTCGCAACGGTATTTCGATTATCACCACACCATGGTCGATCGCTTCGAAACGGTCAGCCAACGTGAACTCGAGCTTGGTGCGGCATCGATGGCTGCTTTGGTTTACCTGTTAGACCAGCACGGCTTGTAA
- a CDS encoding FtsB family cell division protein, which translates to MLQRILYYLRNFYVATGLGLLVWMTFFDANDLPMQIRNWWKLRELEGEASFYQTQIQKVQTERKEVLGNDRLREKYAREKYLMKKPSEDIFVIVDDKNDPIEK; encoded by the coding sequence ATGCTCCAAAGAATCCTCTACTACTTACGCAATTTTTACGTCGCTACTGGTTTGGGATTACTGGTATGGATGACGTTTTTTGATGCCAATGACCTTCCTATGCAGATCCGTAACTGGTGGAAACTGCGCGAGCTGGAAGGAGAAGCGTCGTTTTACCAGACGCAGATTCAGAAAGTACAGACCGAACGGAAGGAAGTGCTGGGCAATGATCGGCTCCGCGAAAAGTACGCGCGGGAAAAGTACCTGATGAAAAAACCCAGCGAAGATATTTTCGTCATCGTAGACGACAAGAATGATCCAATTGAAAAATAG
- the lpdA gene encoding dihydrolipoyl dehydrogenase, translating to MEYDVIFIGSGPGGYTGAIRCAQLGLKTAIIEKYPTLGGTCLNVGCIPSKALLDSSEHYYNAAHTFAEHGIKLNDLQVDLAQMIKRKQEVVDQTTKGIAFLMKKNKIDELHGVGSFVDPHTIKITKEDGSEQTITGKNIVIATGSKPMSFPSMPLDKKRVITSTEALALSEIPKHLIVIGAGVIGAELGSVYARIGSKVSFVEFADSMIPTMDKTLGKELQKVVKKLGADFYFNHKVTKVENKGDEVLVSIDTPKGEQITLTGDYCLVSVGRRPYTDGLNLEAAGVKADERGKVEVDKYLRTNVPHIYALGDVIRGAMLAHKAEEEGTFIAEVIVGQKPHIHYHLIPGVVYTWPEVASVGYTEDEIKKEGIPYKVGSFPFKALGRARASMDIDGLVKVLAHKETDEILGVHMIGARAADMIAEAVTAMEFRASAEDVSRMSHAHPTFTEAFKEACLAATDNRAINM from the coding sequence ATGGAATACGATGTTATTTTCATTGGTTCGGGACCCGGTGGCTACACCGGAGCCATTCGTTGTGCCCAACTCGGACTCAAAACAGCCATTATCGAAAAATATCCAACGCTGGGTGGTACTTGCCTGAACGTCGGCTGCATTCCGTCGAAAGCCTTGCTCGACTCATCGGAGCACTACTACAACGCGGCTCATACGTTTGCTGAACACGGCATCAAACTGAATGATTTGCAGGTCGATCTGGCGCAGATGATCAAACGCAAGCAGGAAGTTGTTGACCAGACAACGAAAGGCATTGCGTTCCTGATGAAGAAAAATAAGATCGACGAACTACATGGCGTTGGCTCGTTCGTTGATCCGCACACGATCAAGATTACCAAAGAGGATGGTTCAGAACAAACCATCACCGGCAAAAATATCGTGATTGCGACGGGTTCTAAACCGATGTCGTTCCCGTCGATGCCGCTGGACAAAAAGCGGGTCATTACGTCAACGGAAGCGCTGGCTTTATCCGAAATACCCAAGCATTTGATCGTCATTGGTGCGGGTGTAATCGGTGCCGAGCTGGGTTCGGTCTACGCCCGGATCGGATCGAAAGTATCGTTCGTTGAGTTCGCTGACTCGATGATTCCGACGATGGACAAAACGCTCGGCAAAGAGCTTCAAAAAGTCGTCAAAAAACTAGGGGCTGATTTTTATTTCAACCATAAAGTCACGAAGGTTGAAAACAAAGGCGACGAAGTTCTCGTAAGCATCGACACGCCCAAGGGCGAGCAGATAACCCTTACGGGCGACTACTGCCTGGTTTCGGTTGGCCGGCGTCCGTACACGGATGGTCTGAACCTGGAAGCCGCCGGTGTTAAAGCCGATGAACGCGGTAAAGTTGAGGTAGACAAGTACCTGCGCACTAACGTTCCGCATATCTACGCGCTGGGTGACGTAATTCGCGGAGCGATGCTGGCCCACAAAGCCGAAGAAGAAGGCACGTTCATCGCCGAGGTTATCGTTGGTCAGAAACCGCATATCCACTACCACCTGATTCCGGGCGTGGTGTACACCTGGCCGGAAGTAGCATCGGTTGGCTACACCGAAGACGAAATCAAGAAAGAAGGTATCCCGTACAAAGTAGGTTCGTTCCCGTTCAAAGCACTGGGCCGGGCGCGGGCGAGCATGGACATCGACGGGCTGGTGAAAGTACTGGCGCACAAAGAGACCGACGAGATTCTGGGCGTTCACATGATTGGTGCGCGCGCAGCTGACATGATTGCCGAAGCCGTAACAGCAATGGAATTCCGGGCCTCCGCCGAAGACGTATCCCGGATGTCGCACGCTCACCCAACCTTCACCGAAGCGTTCAAAGAAGCGTGTCTGGCGGCTACGGACAACCGGGCCATCAACATGTAA
- the gpmI gene encoding 2,3-bisphosphoglycerate-independent phosphoglycerate mutase: MNKKVILVILDGWGIPLRPEVSAIEAASTPFMNSLYPKYAHSTLEASGLAVGLPAGQMGNSEVGHMNLGAGRIVYQDLVKVNKAVDEHTLDNEPVLVDALNYAQTQGKKVHFIGLVSDGGVHAHINHVKGLLSIAHARGLTDVFVHAFTDGRDTDPKGGVAYLTDLQAHMTATTGHIASVTGRYYAMDRDNRWERVKVAYDAMVLGVGVPTTDPIGALQASYDADVTDEFVKPIINTDAEGTPLAVIEEGDVVLCFNFRTDRGREITQALTQKDFPELGMKKLALHYITMTNYDSEFEGVKVIFDKDNLEKTLGEVIADAGRKQIRIAETEKYPHVTFFFSGGREEPFTGEKRLLCPSPKEMTVYSEEGVAMTIPVKTYDQKPEMAAYDIRDAIIPELQNEETDFVCLNFANTDMVGHTGVFEAVVKAAETADACAQAVTEAALEHGYTTIIIADHGNAEYMANEDGSPNTAHTTNLVPCILVDKDYHPVLNDGKLADIAPTILHLMGIPQPPEMTGVSLINE; this comes from the coding sequence ATGAACAAAAAAGTCATTCTTGTTATCCTCGACGGCTGGGGCATTCCCCTGCGCCCCGAAGTTTCGGCCATTGAAGCGGCTAGTACACCGTTCATGAACTCGCTGTACCCAAAGTACGCACATAGCACTCTAGAAGCGTCGGGGCTGGCCGTTGGTCTGCCCGCCGGACAGATGGGTAACTCGGAAGTAGGACACATGAACCTCGGCGCGGGCCGAATCGTCTATCAGGATCTCGTCAAGGTAAACAAAGCCGTTGATGAACACACGCTGGACAATGAACCCGTACTGGTTGATGCGCTCAACTACGCCCAGACTCAGGGTAAAAAAGTGCACTTCATCGGTCTGGTTTCAGACGGTGGCGTTCATGCGCACATCAACCACGTGAAGGGCTTGTTATCCATTGCTCATGCGCGTGGGCTCACCGACGTGTTTGTTCATGCCTTTACAGACGGACGGGACACCGATCCCAAAGGGGGCGTTGCCTACCTGACGGATTTACAAGCGCACATGACGGCCACCACAGGGCACATTGCCAGCGTTACGGGTCGTTACTACGCGATGGACCGCGACAACCGGTGGGAGCGCGTCAAAGTAGCGTATGATGCGATGGTACTCGGTGTTGGTGTGCCGACCACCGATCCTATCGGCGCATTGCAGGCTTCGTATGATGCCGATGTTACCGATGAATTCGTCAAGCCGATTATTAACACAGATGCCGAAGGTACTCCTCTTGCGGTCATTGAAGAAGGTGACGTAGTGCTTTGTTTCAACTTCCGTACCGACCGGGGACGCGAAATTACCCAGGCCCTGACCCAGAAAGATTTTCCGGAATTGGGCATGAAGAAACTGGCGCTTCATTACATCACCATGACGAACTACGACAGCGAGTTTGAGGGTGTAAAAGTGATTTTCGACAAAGACAATCTGGAAAAAACGCTCGGTGAGGTCATCGCGGATGCGGGTCGCAAACAAATTCGGATTGCCGAAACCGAGAAATACCCGCACGTAACCTTCTTCTTTTCGGGTGGCCGCGAGGAACCCTTTACGGGTGAGAAACGGCTGTTGTGCCCATCGCCCAAAGAAATGACGGTGTACAGCGAAGAGGGTGTAGCCATGACCATTCCGGTGAAAACGTACGACCAGAAGCCTGAAATGGCTGCTTACGATATCCGCGACGCCATCATACCGGAATTACAGAACGAAGAAACGGATTTCGTTTGCCTGAATTTTGCCAACACTGATATGGTCGGCCATACGGGCGTGTTCGAAGCGGTTGTCAAAGCAGCGGAGACAGCTGATGCTTGTGCTCAAGCGGTTACCGAAGCCGCTCTGGAACACGGCTACACAACCATCATCATTGCCGACCACGGTAATGCTGAGTACATGGCTAACGAAGATGGTTCACCCAACACGGCCCACACGACCAATCTGGTTCCTTGTATTTTGGTCGATAAGGATTATCATCCGGTTTTAAATGATGGTAAACTCGCCGATATAGCACCAACGATTCTGCACCTGATGGGTATTCCTCAGCCGCCGGAAATGACGGGTGTTAGCCTGATTAACGAATAA
- a CDS encoding low molecular weight protein-tyrosine-phosphatase: protein MINVLFVCLGNICRSPVAEGVFRTLVEEKGLSDQIQCDSAGTSSYHLGQLPDRRTRENALEHNLTLTHRARRLTGEDLAQFTHFVAMDEQNLEAVEKLHYRSTGLPNNDTIFLLREFDPDVSDDPNVPDPYYEGPDVFEDVYQITLRCCRQLLSYLIQQDNRQLLSE from the coding sequence ATGATCAACGTTCTTTTCGTTTGTCTCGGTAACATCTGCCGGTCGCCCGTAGCCGAAGGTGTATTCAGAACATTAGTAGAAGAAAAAGGACTAAGCGACCAAATCCAGTGTGATTCAGCCGGAACCTCCTCGTATCATCTTGGTCAGCTACCCGATCGCCGTACGCGCGAAAATGCTTTAGAACACAATCTGACGCTTACCCATCGGGCCCGACGCCTGACTGGCGAAGATCTGGCTCAGTTCACGCACTTTGTTGCGATGGATGAGCAGAACCTCGAAGCCGTTGAGAAATTACATTACCGCAGCACCGGTCTTCCCAACAACGACACCATTTTTCTGCTGCGCGAGTTTGACCCGGATGTCAGCGACGATCCGAACGTGCCCGATCCTTATTACGAAGGTCCCGACGTTTTTGAAGACGTCTATCAGATCACATTGCGGTGTTGCCGCCAATTACTTTCCTACTTAATACAACAAGATAATCGTCAACTTTTGAGTGAGTAA